In Thunnus albacares chromosome 10, fThuAlb1.1, whole genome shotgun sequence, a single window of DNA contains:
- the LOC122989936 gene encoding alcohol dehydrogenase class-3, translating into METAGKVIKCKAAVAWEPGKPLSIEEVEVAPPKAHEVRIKIFATGVCHTDAYTLSGSDPEGLFPVILGHEGAGTVESVGEGVTKFKPGDTVVPLYVPQCGECKFCKNPKTNLCQKIRVTQGQGLLPDKTSRFTCKGKQVFHFMGTSTFSEYTVVADISLAKVNEKAPMDKVCLLGCGISTGYGAALNTAKVEPGSTCAVFGLGAVGLAVIMGCKVAGATRIIGVDINPAKFEKAKEFGATEFVNPKDHSKPVQEVLVEMTDGGVDYSFECIGNVQIMRAALEACHKGWGESVIIGVAGAGQEISTRPFQLVTGRVWRGTAFGGWKSVESVPKLVEDYMNKKLKVDEFVTHTLPFEKINEGFDLMHAGKSIRTVLTF; encoded by the exons ATGGAGACAGCTGGAAAA GTGATCAAGTGCAAGGCTGCTGTTGCCTGGGAACCTGGCAAACCTCTTTCCATTGAAGAGGTGGAGGTGGCCCCTCCTAAGGCCCATGAAGTTCGCATTAAG ATCTTTGCCACAGGAGTGTGCCATACAGATGCTTACACTCTGAGTGGCAGTGACCCTGAGGGCCTTTTCCCAGTCATCCTGGGCCATGAGGGCGCTGGGACGGTCGAGAGCGTTGGTGAGGGTGTCACCAAATTCAAGCCCG GTGATACTGTTGTCCCTTTGTACGTGCCACAGTGTGGTGAATGCAAATTCTGCAAAAATCCCAAGACCAACCTTTGCCAGAAAATTAG AGTAACCCAGGGCCAGGGCCTGCTCCCTGACAAGACCTCACGCTTCACTTGCAAGGGAAAGCAAGTGTTTCACTTCATGGGGACCAGCACCTTCTCGGAGTACACCGTGGTAGCTGACATCTCTCTGGCCAAGGTGAACGAGAAAGCTCCAATGGATAAAGTGTGCCTTCTTGGATGTGGCATTTCCACGGGTTACGGTGCAGCTCTTAATACTGCCAAG GTTGAGCCTGGTTCCACGTGTGCTGTGTTTGGCCTTGGAGCCGTTGGCTTGGCTGTTATTATGGGCTGTAAGGTTGCTGGGGCAACCAGGATCATTGGTGTGGACATCAACCCTGCAAAGTTTGAGAAAGCTAAGGAGTTTGGAGCCACTGAGTTTGTGAACCCAAAGGACCACAGCAAGCCTGTCCAGGAGGTTCTGGTGGAGATGACTGATGGCGGTGTAGACTATTCTTTTGAGTGTATTGGAAATGTGCAAATCATG aGAGCAGCTCTGGAGGCATGCCACAAAGGATGGGGTGAAAGTGTCATCATCGGTGTAGCCGGAGCTGGACAGGAGATCTCGACCAGACCTTTCCAGCTGGTGACAGGCCGAGTGTGGCGGGGCACAGCCTTTGGAG GTTGGAAGAGTGTGGAGAGTGTTCCTAAACTGGTGGAGGACTACATGAATAAGAAGTTAAAGGTAGATGAGTTTGTGACCCACACTCTTCCCTTCGAGAAGATTAATGAAGGATTTGACCTCATGCATGCTGGAAAGAG CATCCGCACAGTCCTGACCTTCTGA
- the gar1 gene encoding H/ACA ribonucleoprotein complex subunit 1, producing the protein MSFRGGGGRGGGFNRGGGGGRGGGYGGGRGGGGYGGGRGGGGYGGGRGGGFGRGGGRGGFNRQQDYGPPEHVVALGEFMHPCEDEIVCKCTTDENKVPYFNAPVYLENKEQIGKVDEIFGQLRDFYFSVKLSENMKASSFKKLQKFYIDPMKLLPLQRFLPRPPGEKGPPRGGRGGGRGGGRGGGGRGGGFRGGRGGGGRGGGFGGGGRGGGFRGGGGRGFRGGR; encoded by the exons atgtctttcagaggaggaggtggacgAGGTGGAGGGTTTAAccgtggtggaggaggaggtagaggaggaggatatGGTGGAggcagaggtggaggaggatATGGTGGAggcagaggtggaggaggatATGGTGGAGGCAGAGGTGGTGGATTTGGACGGGGTGGTGGCAGAGGTGGTTTTAACAGACAGCAGGACTACGGACCTCCAGAGCATGTTGTTG CACTGGGAGAGTTCATGCATCCATGTGAGGATGaaattgtgtgtaaatgtacaacagatgaaaacaagGTTCCCTACTTCAACGCTCCGGTATACTTGGAAAACAAGGAGCAGATAGGAAAGGTGGATGAGATATTCGGCCAGCTGCGGGACTTT TATTTTTCAGTCAAACTTTCTGAAAATATGAAGGCATCTTCATTCAAGAAATTGCAGAAG TTTTACATAGATCCAATGAAGCTCCTCCCGCTGCAGAGATTCCTCCCCAGGCCGCCAGGAGAAAAGGGTCCACCAAGAGGAGGCCGAGGCGGGGgtagaggtggaggaagaggtggTGGTGGACGTGGAG GCGGATTCCGAGGTggcagaggaggaggcggcAGGGGTGGAGGATTTGGAGGTGGTGGACGTGGAGGCGGCTTCAGAGGTGGCGGAGGACGCGGATTCAGAG GTGGGAGATGA